The Acidobacteriota bacterium genomic sequence GACCACGGTGATGCAGCAGGTGATGCGGCAGGGGCTCGTGCTCACGGCCATCGGGCTCGTCGCGGGCATGGCCGGCGCCCTCGCGCTCAGCCGCGTGCTCGCGTCGCTGCTCTTCGGCGTGCAGCCGACCGATCCCACGACGTTCGTAGTGGTCGCGACCACGATCACCGCCGTGGCCGCCCTTGCCTGCTTCCTGCCGGCGCGGCGCGCCACGCGGGTCGACCCGATGCTGGTGCTGCGGGAAGAGTAGGACGAGCGCCAGAGGCCGCGCCGGGGCAACGCTTCAGCCCTGTCGATGCCGCGCCCTGCAACGCGAGCCACCCAGGTCGCGTAAGCTCTGGTATGCCCGCCGCGGGCGACGTCGCCATTCCCCTCGACCAGGACAGCGTGGACGAGGCGCGTCTCGTCGCCGCCGCGCTGGCCGGCTCGCAGACGGCCTTCGAACGCATCGTCGTCCGCTACCAGCGGCCGGTGCTGAGCCTCCTCGTGCGCCTGACGGGCGATCGGGCCCTGGCCGAGGAGCTCGCCCAGGACACCTTCGTCAAGGCGTTCCGCAGTCTGTCGGCGTTCGACACCTCGCGTCGCCTCTCGAGCTGGCTCTTTCGCATCGCCCACAACGCCGGTATCGATGCGCTCCGACGGGCCAGCGCGGCCCACAACAAGCCGACGTCCCGGACCGCAGCCGAAGCGCTGCCGCCCGACCTGCCGGCGCCTCCTCAGGCCGACCCGGTCGAGAGCCGCGCCCTCGGTGACGCGATCCAGCGGGCGTTCTCCCGCCTCCGGCCCGGCCAGCGTTCGGCCCTCGTGCTGCGCTACGAGGAGGGCCTGCCATTTGAGGACATCGCCCGGATTCTCGGCATCGCCGAGGCGACCGCGAGGAGCCACGTCCACCGCGCCCGCAGGCAGCTCGCGCAGATGCTGACCGAGGCAGGGTGGAACCCGGCCGACGGCCTGCAACGCGCGGCGCCGACCCTGCGTAAGCCTGTGTGACGGACCACGAGCGCGATGGACGACCTCGAACGACGATACGCGCGATGGCGGGCCACGGAATCCGACGGGCAGGACGATCCACCGGATGACCTGGCCGAGCCTGCCTTCGAGGCGCTCTTCACGGCGGCCATGCCGGAAGTGCGCGTCCCGGCGACGTTCTCGGCTTCGACAGTGCAGGCGATCGCGGAGGTGGCCGAGCGCGATGCGACACGCGCACGGCGCATGCGATGGGCGCTGGGGTCCGCGTCGCTCGCGGCGGCTGCCCTCGCGCTCTACTTCGGGACGGGACCCGCGCTGTCGTTACTCTCGTCACTGTTCGTGAACACGATCGACGCCCTGGTGGCCACGGTCGTGTGGATCGCGTCGAGCGCCGACACCGGGCCCGACCTCTGGTCGGTGGTGGCTGGTCTCGGCCGGGCAGCCGGCGCATTCATCGCGGATCCGAAGGTCACCCTCGTGCTCCTGGCGCTGCACGGGGTCGCGATTGCCGCGTTCATCGGCCT encodes the following:
- a CDS encoding RNA polymerase sigma factor, producing MPAAGDVAIPLDQDSVDEARLVAAALAGSQTAFERIVVRYQRPVLSLLVRLTGDRALAEELAQDTFVKAFRSLSAFDTSRRLSSWLFRIAHNAGIDALRRASAAHNKPTSRTAAEALPPDLPAPPQADPVESRALGDAIQRAFSRLRPGQRSALVLRYEEGLPFEDIARILGIAEATARSHVHRARRQLAQMLTEAGWNPADGLQRAAPTLRKPV